tcctggagatctgcatCCCATTTCTTCCCAAAGGTCACAGAGACACTTATGATCTCAATAGCTTCACATAGGTGCCAGTTTAGAACAACACAATATACATATGCACTGGAGTAGTAGTTCACAAGTTTAGTCTGTCCAATATATGTAGGCAGGAGAGAATATACAAATGTGGCACAGAATATAATTCTTGATTAAGAGCTGTACTCTTCTTCTCCACATACAGGTGTAGAATTGGCAGATAAGATGACCACATCCCCTCGCCTCATTAAAACCCACCTTCCAGTTCAGTTTGTGCCTAAATCCTTCTGGGAACAAAAGTGTAGGGTAAGGGTGAACCACTTCTCTTGATTCACCATTTCTGAATTTCTATATTCTTTTTATCAGGCGCTTTTACAAAATGACAGACCTTGTCATCTACTCTCTATTTTCCTGCAAGGAAATATTGGTGCAGACAGGTAGAATGTCTGCATACACACTttccaaataaatgtttgatgcttggtgtttgtatttgttctcTGTTGATTGTTGAGTCTACTGCTGTAAGTTGTCCTGACATCAATGAATTATGGATTTAACATCCTCTCTCCATCCATGTTATATAAATGTTGAACTCCACTCTATGCAGATTGTCTATGTAGCCCGCAACGCCAAGGACAATGTTGTGTCCTACTTTCATTTTGAACGTATGAACTGTGTGCAGCCTGAGCCTGGAGACTGGCCAAGTTACCTGCAGAGATTCCAGGAGGGAaaatgtgagtgtgggagttatttttctggttaaataaagtttaaattCACAGATCATAAGAAAGTACAGTCAGGAAAACTCACATATTTAAATTAAACATGTATTTTGTAtagatatttatattatatataatatttatattcgACAACTCTTATTTttggattaaatattttaatgaatatgtaagtaaaatgtatttagattTGGCAATGAATGGATTTGCTTCCATACAAAACTGGAGGAATCAGAAACCCCCCAGTACCAAACAGGTGGAAGCTGGGGTGATGGACGGTGAGCGCAATTTGTGCAGTAGCAAGCAAAGCATGCAGATTCAGTTCAGGCAATGAGTAGCACAGGGGAGGACTGTTGGTTTATGAAAGTGTGCATGTGATTAGACGAGTCATTGGACTCAATTAAACAATGTGACCCTGTATTATACTCAACTCCCTCCTTGGTTTTCCAGTGGCATGGGGCTCCTGGTATGACCATGTGAATGGGTGGTGGGACAAAAAACAAGCTTACCCCAAACTCCTCTATCTACACTACGAAGATCTAGCAGAGGTAAGAACTGCAGAAGTGAAAGTTTTGCTAGCCAGCAGTCCCTGACATAGCAGTTCCTGCTGTGGAACAATAACCAAGCTCTGCAGCTTGCAGCACTATGATCAACATTAACATCGACCccaaaataaagataaatatattcagccaattattggcacccttgataaatatataCCAAACAAatctgtaaatgaaaaaaatagtagTTATTCACATAAACATTATTGTCTAactttattaataattcagtGGAATCAAACTAAGTCTTTCTTTcaagaaaaatatttcctcaaaaaagcaggtttcacaattattggtttaatactttgtgcaaccacccctggcaaagacgACAGCCGGAGGCCTTTTCCTATAATGTGTcataacacatttggagggtttttttaattaccattcctccatgcagtaCTTTTCAAGATGATtcatatccttgggtttgcacttatggactgccctctgAAGTTTAGATCAttggtttttgatgggatttaagtctggagactgagcaGGACGTGGATGTTCTTTTCACTTtcgcatttctgtgtggattttgatgtatgtttggaatcattgtcctgctggaatcagcttcctagcagagacaaccagattttttGCCATGGTTTCCTGGTACTTTGATGAATTCAATATGCCATTGATCTAAAATAGATgtccactggcagcaaaaacatcaatgacctacctccatatttgacagtaggtatgaggtgcttctcctgaGCACTGGATATACACTTACATTTCCTGTGACATGCTCAGTAAGGGGCATTGAGACATTGAGGATGAATGAGCCCAAAATATGTTTGTCTTTAAtgttcataaataaaatgctgaAAAGGATATATGTTGCTGAGATGCTTTGAATTCATGTAGCTTGTTCCTTGAGCGGGGCGGCatagatggtgcagtggggagcactgccgcctcacagcaaggaggccctgggttcgaatcctggttggccggggcctccgTGCAGAGTTtgaatgttctccccgtgtcgcgtgggtttcctcacacaatcaaaagacatgcaggttaggctgactggggagtctaaattgcccatgggtatgagtgtgtgagtgaatggtgtgtgtgccctgcaatagactggcgacctatccagggtgtattcctgcttttcacccaatgtatgctgggataggctccagcccccctgcgaccctgttcaggataagcaggttaagttATAATGGATGTTCCTTGAGCATGGATTGGtcactttcattttttgtttgtcccTGAAGGACATTGATCGGGAGTTGGACCGTGTGTGCTCATTCCTGGGTGTGTGCCcgactgaggaggagagacatcAGGTGAAAGAAGGGGTGGAATTTGATACCATGAAGAATAACCGCATGGCTAACTACTCCACTAGCGATGTCATGGACTTCAAAATCTCTCCATTCATGCGAAAAGGTTGGTCGAGATTGATGTCTTCTTGCCTTATTCACATCTTTTACCAATATTGTATCTTTAACGCTTTTTTCCCTACCTTTTCATTCAGGGAAAGTTGGCGATTGGAAGAATCACTTCACTGTGTATCAGAACGAACAGTTTGACAAAGAGTACAGGAAGAAGATGATGAGTACCACACTTCGGTTCCGGACCGAGATTTAGACAGGTGTCCATCACCAAGGACAAGGGTCAGCTGCAAATGCAATTcactggcagttgaaaaaaagtTGCACAAGTTCTTCCTCAAATTTGAGGTGAAGAGTGATGAATAGTGAGTCTATGAGTCAGACTGAGAATGCAGACCTCAGTTCTGGACTAACAACAGTGGTCAAATTCTTATTCTTCACTCATTCAACTTTTTAGCAATGTTCACATTGAAAAGGTATCTTTATGTCTGATTTTCTTTCGTTTAATATATTTCAGCATAATAGGAGAGCATATTACACGTTTTGCTCTTCCTTCTATTTTTTGGGCACATTGGATtggaataaatgtcataccaaatgaaagaatgaagtcGCAGGGGCATATTTTGTACTCTTTACATCTTCATATCATATTTCAGTACAGAGTAATGGACAGGTAAGTAGAGGGTATGCACTTGTGTACCCCCataagttttttttccatttaaaattcaaaaccaaataTAATCAAAGGACCAGTGGTGCCGTTATAGAAAACCTTTGCGACTGTCAGCAATGCCCATGAGGAACAACTGCAGAACACCCCCCTTTACCTCCCATTCCCCGTCAATCATCTCTGTGACGAATGGCAGCAGAACGTGAGATCCCCCCTCCCACATCAACAAAATGAACGACAGCAGAACACTGTGGCTTGTGGCAGTCGTAGTTTCCTGTATATCTGACTCATCTAACTCTTCAGAAATGGTCCTGGCACATTTATATTGCCTGGCCTTCAGTACAAGCTATCAGGTTTGCAGAACAACCGGACCCAGCCACAGAAATCCAGCAGGCAGGAGTTAGTTCCAAGTCTTAATTAGAATAAAGGCAGGTGGAAGACAGTTCGTAGTTAATAGTCCAGACAATGGGTCAACTCTCCAGCAAACGGGTACAATATGGAAAAGCCAAaatggagtacccagaggatagaacccaggacctcctttctgtgaggtggcagtgttacccactgcaccatccgtgctgcccctattttgtacatttatacCGAATAACTTTTTATcacataaaatgtgttattttttacCTTTGAAgatggaaaaatatgaaaactatCCTCACCTCTGATTAGTGTGATTTTGCCAACATGTACACAGGAAGCTGACCTCagaacacaaagtcacacaaaatggctattCAATTTTTTAGGTAGTGCTTCTTGTTTTTGAGAAATTaacagtgtgacaacttaccc
Above is a genomic segment from Conger conger chromosome 10, fConCon1.1, whole genome shotgun sequence containing:
- the LOC133138215 gene encoding cytosolic sulfotransferase 1-like, with product MANQDQKETVPVPRPELFDFHGVSMIHYYTDNWDNVQNFQAKPDDILIATYPKAGTTWVSQMLDLLYFGKSSPKRGVSLPIVQRVPFLEICIPFLPKGVELADKMTTSPRLIKTHLPVQFVPKSFWEQKCRIVYVARNAKDNVVSYFHFERMNCVQPEPGDWPSYLQRFQEGKLAWGSWYDHVNGWWDKKQAYPKLLYLHYEDLAEDIDRELDRVCSFLGVCPTEEERHQVKEGVEFDTMKNNRMANYSTSDVMDFKISPFMRKGKVGDWKNHFTVYQNEQFDKEYRKKMMSTTLRFRTEI